A section of the Bradyrhizobium oligotrophicum S58 genome encodes:
- a CDS encoding enoyl-CoA hydratase/isomerase family protein, producing MTDGPTSPGEDTPSTPLLTIEGTRATIRLNRPRHLNRLQPEDLGALMALFDRVEADAALRVLVLTGTGRAFSAGFDLGAIGAAPGADTAAAASPAFEDVVDRLEDLALPTICRINGGVYGGSTDLALACDFRIGIDSGEMFMPAARLGLHYYPNGIKRYVSRLGIDNAKRLFLTAERIDAREMLRIGYLTAMVAADALDGEVDRVATILAGNAPEAMRGMKRAINEFARGALDDAAARRRHLDSMSGAEISEGMKSFAEKRQPRF from the coding sequence ATGACCGACGGACCGACCAGCCCAGGCGAGGACACGCCGAGCACGCCGCTTCTGACCATCGAGGGCACCCGCGCCACCATCCGGCTCAATCGTCCCCGCCATCTCAACCGCCTGCAGCCGGAGGATCTCGGCGCGCTGATGGCGCTGTTCGACCGCGTCGAGGCCGACGCGGCCCTGCGCGTGCTGGTTCTGACCGGCACCGGGCGCGCCTTCAGCGCAGGCTTCGATCTCGGCGCCATTGGTGCAGCGCCGGGGGCCGATACGGCCGCAGCGGCCAGCCCGGCGTTCGAGGACGTCGTCGACCGGCTGGAGGACCTGGCGCTCCCGACCATCTGCCGGATCAATGGCGGGGTCTATGGCGGTTCGACCGACCTGGCGCTGGCCTGCGATTTCCGCATCGGGATCGACAGCGGCGAGATGTTCATGCCGGCCGCGCGGCTCGGGCTCCATTACTACCCGAACGGCATCAAGCGCTACGTATCCCGCCTTGGCATCGACAATGCCAAGCGCCTCTTCCTGACGGCGGAGCGGATCGACGCGCGCGAGATGCTGCGCATCGGCTATCTCACCGCGATGGTCGCGGCCGACGCCCTCGACGGCGAGGTCGACCGCGTGGCGACGATCCTGGCCGGCAACGCACCGGAAGCGATGCGCGGCATGAAGCGCGCCATCAATGAGTTTGCCCGCGGCGCTCTCGACGATGCGGCAGCCCGCCGCAGACACCTCGACAGCATGAGCGGCGCAGAGATCAGTGAAGGCATGAAATCGTTTGCAGAGAAGAGGCAGCCGCGATTCTGA
- a CDS encoding DUF6537 domain-containing protein, with amino-acid sequence MKSVRSSLRYLLADFIGDDDGEPPFLPEGLPDAAAPVVSEGIHLLMEYQGASYAQLYVDRIKRFVRRSNVDAAMLCEIAQHLAARMAYEDPIRIAQLKLFDLAMGRTGGRDSDDLRRFRLEELIGVLPQALADSLLTGFEQVGWLGRRRLKLRFSIRSRLAVRRLRTIAGLRRWRLQSVRYGEERAWAERWLHMIARALDKQPSSAPAIIATATMIHGQGDGYCQGLADWHAIINGLAKPTFDGVLPIPDLAAAIAEARAAAMPDPRQVALKRTIAQIRARALAVGSNSDAAE; translated from the coding sequence GTGAAAAGCGTTCGGTCCTCGCTGCGATATTTGCTCGCCGACTTCATCGGCGACGACGACGGTGAACCGCCTTTTCTGCCGGAAGGCCTGCCCGACGCCGCAGCTCCGGTGGTGAGCGAGGGCATTCATCTGCTGATGGAGTATCAGGGTGCGAGCTACGCGCAGCTCTATGTCGATCGTATCAAACGGTTCGTTCGACGATCGAACGTCGACGCCGCGATGCTATGCGAGATCGCGCAGCACCTGGCGGCGCGCATGGCCTATGAGGATCCGATCCGGATCGCGCAGCTGAAATTGTTCGACCTTGCAATGGGCCGGACCGGCGGACGCGACAGCGACGATCTCAGGAGGTTCCGGCTCGAGGAGCTGATCGGCGTGCTGCCGCAAGCGCTGGCCGATTCGCTGCTGACCGGCTTCGAGCAGGTCGGTTGGCTCGGCCGCCGCCGGCTGAAGCTCCGGTTCTCGATCCGATCACGGCTTGCGGTCCGCCGTCTCCGGACGATCGCCGGCCTGCGGCGCTGGCGGCTGCAGTCGGTGCGCTATGGCGAGGAACGCGCCTGGGCCGAACGCTGGCTGCACATGATCGCCCGGGCCCTGGACAAGCAGCCCAGCTCCGCCCCCGCCATCATCGCCACGGCGACGATGATCCATGGCCAGGGGGACGGCTATTGCCAGGGCCTCGCCGACTGGCACGCCATCATCAATGGCCTGGCCAAGCCGACCTTCGACGGCGTACTGCCGATCCCGGATCTCGCCGCCGCCATCGCCGAGGCGCGCGCCGCGGCCATGCCGGATCCGCGCCAGGTCGCCCTGAAGCGCACGATCGCGCAGATCCGCGCGCGGGCGCTGGCAGTGGGATCGAACAGCGATGCGGCGGAATGA
- a CDS encoding nitroreductase: MAARFSCRRFRDDPVPRAVIERILTAAQKTASWCNSQPWRLEITSGPATEAFRKVMYAAASSGKPASGDFPFPREYTGVYLERRRESGFQLYNALDIPRGDKAGYARQALENYNLFGAPHVAIIHSDEALGTYGAIDCGGYVTSFMLAAQALGIATVPQAALAFHSDLVRQHFGLGDDRKVVCGISFGYPDLGHKANSYRTNRASIAETARFHDEEL, from the coding sequence ATGGCCGCGCGGTTTTCCTGCCGCCGCTTCCGGGATGACCCGGTGCCGCGCGCCGTCATCGAGCGTATTCTCACCGCCGCGCAGAAGACGGCGTCCTGGTGCAACAGCCAGCCCTGGCGCCTCGAGATCACCTCCGGGCCGGCGACCGAGGCCTTTCGGAAAGTCATGTATGCGGCTGCGTCCAGCGGCAAGCCGGCATCGGGCGACTTTCCGTTTCCGCGCGAGTACACGGGCGTTTATCTGGAGCGGCGGCGCGAGAGCGGCTTCCAGCTCTACAACGCGCTCGACATCCCACGTGGTGACAAGGCCGGCTATGCCCGGCAGGCGCTGGAGAACTACAATCTGTTCGGCGCGCCGCATGTGGCGATCATCCACAGCGACGAGGCGCTCGGCACCTACGGCGCGATCGACTGCGGCGGCTATGTGACGAGCTTCATGCTGGCGGCGCAGGCGCTCGGCATCGCCACGGTGCCGCAGGCGGCGCTGGCGTTTCATTCCGACCTGGTGCGACAGCACTTCGGATTAGGTGACGACCGCAAGGTCGTCTGCGGCATCTCGTTCGGTTATCCAGATCTCGGCCACAAGGCCAACTCCTACCGCACCAACCGGGCCTCGATCGCAGAGACGGCTCGGTTTCACGACGAGGAACTGTAA
- a CDS encoding acyl-homoserine-lactone synthase — protein sequence MPEIHVVRKDNRALYEKYFDPYYRLRHEIYVKQRKWMALDRPDGREIDQFDTEESVYLFCIDKGQLIGSMRAVPTLMPTLMSDIFPYLNLRGQIQRPDVYELSRIFVIPERRGEHAGPRVDLLLLTAIMEYGISIGLTGFSIVLETWWLPRFEKCGWKARPLGVPHMMDGMSVMAVLVDCDETTWKSLCTQIGLTRPTLTWQGLEDVSRQALPDIFLQLPPAFQPAQ from the coding sequence ATGCCTGAGATTCATGTCGTTCGAAAAGATAATCGCGCTCTCTACGAGAAATATTTTGATCCCTATTACCGCCTGCGCCATGAGATCTACGTCAAGCAGCGCAAATGGATGGCACTCGACCGCCCCGACGGCCGCGAAATCGACCAGTTCGACACCGAGGAGTCCGTCTATCTGTTCTGCATCGACAAGGGTCAGCTGATCGGCTCGATGCGGGCGGTGCCGACGCTGATGCCGACGCTGATGAGCGACATCTTTCCCTATCTCAATCTGCGTGGTCAGATTCAACGCCCGGATGTCTACGAGCTGTCGCGCATATTCGTGATCCCCGAGCGCCGCGGCGAGCACGCGGGACCGCGCGTCGACCTGCTGCTGCTCACCGCAATCATGGAATACGGCATCTCGATCGGGCTGACCGGCTTTTCGATCGTGCTCGAAACCTGGTGGCTGCCGCGTTTCGAGAAGTGCGGCTGGAAAGCGCGCCCTCTCGGCGTGCCTCACATGATGGATGGAATGTCGGTGATGGCCGTGCTGGTTGATTGTGACGAGACGACGTGGAAGTCGCTATGTACCCAGATCGGCCTGACGCGGCCGACGCTGACCTGGCAAGGCCTCGAAGACGTCAGCCGCCAGGCCCTGCCGGATATCTTTCTTCAGCTTCCACCAGCCTTTCAGCCAGCGCAATGA
- a CDS encoding acyl-CoA dehydrogenase gives MNFDDTPQEAAFRSQARTWIAANAPKQYEDELRATSLGRVGLKNADILQVAKAWQKKKAEAGWACLHWPKEYGGRGSSPIERVIWQQEEGPFGKLSGMFIIGHGMCGPTMMAYASEEHKRQYLPPLASGEKVWCQLFSEPAGGSDVAGLRTRAEKRGEDWVINGQKIWTSGAHYSDYGILLTRTDPTVPKHKGLTMFFLDMKSPGVDIRPIKQASGHSDFNEVYFTDVVIPDSQRLGTVNDGWNVALTTLMNERMSIGAGVATGVPELFDFCSNLMLDDRPAIEDRNVRSRLASWAVRASGLKYTSIRAISALSKGERPGPENSIGKLVAGPMIQDVAAYALDLQGAAGVLSGPEAELAGKFQAMLLRAPGTRVEGGTDEIMRNIIAERVLGLPGDIRVDKDLPFNQVPTKGRN, from the coding sequence ATGAATTTCGATGACACCCCGCAAGAGGCGGCGTTCCGCAGCCAGGCCCGTACCTGGATCGCTGCCAATGCGCCGAAGCAGTATGAGGACGAGCTGCGCGCGACCTCGCTCGGCCGCGTTGGGCTGAAGAATGCCGATATTCTTCAGGTCGCCAAGGCCTGGCAGAAGAAGAAGGCGGAGGCTGGCTGGGCCTGCCTGCACTGGCCGAAGGAGTATGGCGGCCGCGGCTCGTCGCCGATCGAGCGGGTGATCTGGCAGCAGGAGGAGGGGCCGTTCGGCAAGCTCTCCGGCATGTTCATCATCGGCCACGGGATGTGCGGGCCGACGATGATGGCCTACGCGTCGGAAGAGCATAAGCGGCAGTATCTGCCGCCGCTGGCCTCGGGCGAAAAGGTGTGGTGCCAGCTGTTCTCCGAGCCGGCCGGCGGCTCCGACGTTGCGGGCCTGCGCACCCGCGCCGAGAAGCGCGGCGAGGACTGGGTGATCAACGGTCAGAAGATCTGGACCTCGGGCGCCCACTACTCCGACTACGGCATCCTGCTCACGAGAACTGATCCGACCGTGCCGAAGCACAAGGGCCTCACCATGTTCTTTCTGGACATGAAGAGCCCCGGCGTCGATATCAGGCCGATCAAGCAGGCGAGCGGGCACTCGGATTTCAACGAGGTCTACTTCACCGACGTCGTGATTCCGGACTCGCAGCGGCTGGGCACCGTCAATGACGGCTGGAATGTCGCGCTGACGACCTTGATGAACGAGCGCATGTCGATCGGCGCCGGCGTCGCAACCGGCGTTCCGGAGCTGTTCGACTTCTGCTCCAATTTGATGCTGGACGACCGCCCCGCAATCGAGGACCGCAACGTGCGCTCCCGGCTTGCAAGCTGGGCGGTGAGAGCGAGCGGGCTGAAATACACCAGCATCCGCGCCATCTCGGCGCTGTCGAAGGGCGAGCGGCCGGGCCCCGAGAACTCGATCGGCAAGCTCGTCGCCGGACCGATGATCCAGGACGTCGCCGCCTACGCACTCGACCTGCAGGGCGCGGCCGGTGTGCTCAGCGGCCCCGAGGCGGAGCTCGCCGGAAAATTCCAGGCGATGCTGCTGCGCGCGCCCGGCACCCGCGTGGAAGGCGGCACCGACGAGATCATGCGCAACATCATCGCCGAGCGCGTGCTCGGTTTGCCCGGCGACATCCGGGTCGACAAGGACCTGCCGTTCAACCAGGTCCCCACCAAGGGACGAAACTAA
- a CDS encoding Crp/Fnr family transcriptional regulator, with the protein MDTSHLVEHAGAAGSLFASIFVVATLSMRTMIPLRVFAILTNIVLLATAVPTHNYPVLVLHGVLLPLNSYRLHQMLQLVRDVKQSVNSDLSMEWLKPFMTERKCGPGEVLFYKDEKADSMYYIVSGRFRLVESGIELPVGAIVGEFGMISPSNTRTQTLECVEGGLILSVSYDQVEQLYVQNPAFAFYFLRLASARLFQNIETLERRLAQQTVAAPAAVAKSA; encoded by the coding sequence ATGGATACCTCACACCTGGTCGAACATGCAGGCGCCGCCGGCAGCCTCTTCGCATCGATCTTCGTGGTCGCCACGTTGTCGATGCGGACGATGATTCCGCTGCGGGTTTTCGCCATCCTCACCAACATCGTCCTGCTCGCGACCGCGGTGCCGACGCACAACTATCCGGTCCTGGTGCTGCACGGCGTACTGCTGCCGCTCAACAGCTATCGCCTGCACCAGATGCTGCAGCTGGTCCGCGACGTGAAGCAGTCGGTCAACAGCGACCTGTCGATGGAATGGCTGAAGCCGTTCATGACCGAGCGCAAATGCGGTCCCGGCGAGGTGCTGTTCTACAAGGACGAGAAGGCCGACAGCATGTACTACATCGTCAGCGGCCGCTTCCGGCTGGTCGAATCCGGTATCGAGCTGCCGGTCGGCGCGATCGTCGGCGAGTTCGGCATGATCTCGCCGTCCAATACGCGCACACAGACCTTGGAATGCGTCGAGGGCGGGCTGATCCTGTCGGTCTCCTATGACCAGGTCGAGCAGCTCTACGTCCAGAATCCCGCTTTCGCCTTCTACTTCCTGCGCCTCGCCAGCGCCCGGCTGTTCCAGAACATCGAGACGCTCGAGCGGCGGCTGGCGCAGCAGACCGTCGCGGCACCGGCGGCCGTGGCCAAGTCGGCGTGA
- a CDS encoding AMP-binding protein → MDGTTAAVLEKPAFRKVNWLARDIDVIRRDDGVVVIKSRIALQAYEPHLAAPLARWAKEAPARTWLAQRGGPDRQWRKLSYAEAKRTADGLTQALLDLKLDGRPVAILSGNSIEHALLTLAAMQARLPAAPVSPAYSLMSHDHLKLKYLFGLVKPGVVMVQDGPTFEKALRALDLDGVTVVHVARPCEGIPSISYADLAATPVTSEVEASIAQITPDTVGKLLFTSGSTGMPKAVINTQRMMCANAAMMMQTRPRGPDAPISTVLDWMPWNHTMGGNALFNPLLIEGGTLYIDDGRPMPGQFDETIRNLREVSPTYYANVPAGYAALAAAMEKDDALCRSFFKDLGIMAYGGARLPDDLYERMQALAVKTTGERIVFYTGWGSTETAPTSTGTYWNTERVGLIGLPFPGVELKMVPVGDKYELRLRGINVMPGYFGQPELTKKAFDEEGFYCIGDAGVFVDPNDPAQGIIFAGRVVEDFKLTTGTFVHVGSLRTDAIAAATPAIHDALVTGQDREYVGLLAWPNLHACRQLVGNPEASFEDVVKHPVVIACVRRGLEAHNKECEGASSRRIVRAMLMVEPPSIDGHELTDKGYINQRAGLDRRAALVERLYAAKPDSDVIVL, encoded by the coding sequence ATGGACGGGACGACAGCTGCGGTGCTGGAGAAGCCGGCATTCCGCAAGGTCAATTGGCTGGCGCGCGACATCGATGTCATCAGGCGCGATGATGGCGTCGTCGTCATCAAGTCGCGCATTGCGCTGCAGGCCTATGAGCCGCATCTTGCTGCGCCGCTCGCACGCTGGGCCAAGGAAGCGCCCGCGCGGACCTGGCTCGCGCAGCGCGGTGGCCCCGATCGGCAATGGCGCAAATTGTCCTATGCCGAAGCCAAGCGCACCGCCGATGGGCTGACGCAAGCGCTTCTCGATCTCAAGCTCGATGGCCGCCCGGTCGCGATCCTCTCCGGCAATTCGATCGAGCACGCGCTCCTCACTCTCGCCGCGATGCAGGCGCGGCTGCCGGCAGCACCAGTGTCGCCGGCCTATTCGCTGATGAGCCACGATCACCTCAAGCTCAAATATCTGTTCGGGTTGGTGAAGCCGGGCGTGGTGATGGTGCAGGACGGCCCGACCTTCGAGAAGGCGCTCAGGGCGCTCGATCTCGACGGCGTCACCGTCGTCCACGTCGCCCGCCCCTGCGAAGGCATCCCGAGCATCAGCTACGCGGATCTGGCCGCGACGCCGGTCACGAGCGAGGTCGAGGCGTCGATCGCGCAGATCACGCCTGATACCGTCGGCAAGCTCTTGTTCACGTCCGGCTCGACCGGCATGCCCAAGGCCGTCATCAACACCCAGCGCATGATGTGCGCCAATGCGGCGATGATGATGCAGACGCGGCCGCGCGGGCCCGACGCGCCGATTTCCACGGTGCTCGACTGGATGCCGTGGAATCACACCATGGGCGGCAACGCGCTGTTCAATCCGCTCTTGATCGAGGGCGGCACGCTGTACATCGATGACGGGCGACCGATGCCAGGCCAGTTCGACGAGACCATCCGCAACCTGCGCGAGGTGTCGCCGACCTATTACGCCAACGTGCCCGCCGGCTATGCCGCGCTTGCGGCGGCGATGGAGAAGGACGACGCGCTATGCCGCTCCTTCTTCAAGGATCTGGGCATCATGGCCTATGGCGGCGCGCGGCTGCCGGACGATCTCTACGAGCGGATGCAGGCGCTGGCGGTGAAGACCACCGGCGAGCGCATCGTGTTCTACACCGGCTGGGGCTCGACCGAGACCGCGCCGACCTCGACCGGCACCTATTGGAATACGGAGCGCGTCGGCCTGATCGGGCTGCCCTTCCCGGGTGTCGAGCTGAAGATGGTGCCTGTCGGTGACAAATATGAGCTGCGGCTGCGCGGCATCAACGTGATGCCCGGCTATTTCGGCCAGCCCGAGCTGACGAAGAAGGCGTTCGACGAGGAGGGCTTTTATTGCATCGGCGATGCCGGCGTGTTCGTCGATCCCAATGATCCCGCGCAAGGCATCATCTTTGCCGGCCGCGTCGTCGAGGACTTCAAGCTGACGACCGGCACCTTCGTGCATGTCGGCTCGCTGCGCACCGATGCGATCGCAGCCGCAACGCCGGCGATCCATGATGCGCTGGTGACGGGGCAGGATCGTGAGTATGTCGGCCTGCTGGCGTGGCCGAACCTGCACGCCTGCCGGCAGCTGGTTGGAAATCCTGAGGCGAGCTTTGAGGATGTCGTGAAGCATCCCGTTGTCATCGCCTGTGTTCGCCGCGGCCTCGAAGCCCATAACAAGGAGTGCGAAGGTGCGAGCAGCCGGCGGATCGTGCGAGCGATGCTGATGGTGGAGCCGCCGTCGATCGATGGCCACGAGCTGACCGACAAGGGCTACATCAACCAGCGCGCCGGCCTCGACCGCCGCGCCGCACTGGTCGAGCGGCTGTATGCGGCTAAGCCCGACAGCGACGTGATCGTGCTGTGA
- a CDS encoding acyl-CoA dehydrogenase, whose product MNFDDTPQEAAFRDTARQWIAANAPKELEAELASSSLGRIRLKHADIVAVGKAWQKKKSDAGWACLHWPKEYGGRGATPIERVIWQQEEGVYGKLTQPFQIGEGMCGPTVMAYGSEEHKRRYLPKLAAGEEIWCQLFSEPAGGSDVAGLRTRAEKRGDDWIINGQKIWTSGAHYSDYGLLITRTDPNVPKHKGLTMFFLDMKSKGVEVRPIKQANGMQEFNEVYFTDVVIPDSQRLGVVGDGWNVSLTTLMNERMSIGARLATGFPEMFELCANLMMEDGLAIDDRAVRSKLASWAVKASGLKYTSYRAVSALSKGERPGPENSIGKLVAGTMLQDIATYAMDLEGGAGVLTGADEGVTQGQFQQMLLTSPSMRIAGGTDEILRNIIAERVLGLPGDIRVDKDVPFNKVPTKGRS is encoded by the coding sequence ATGAACTTCGACGACACCCCGCAGGAAGCCGCCTTCCGAGATACAGCACGGCAATGGATCGCCGCCAATGCGCCGAAGGAGCTCGAGGCCGAACTTGCGAGCTCCTCGCTCGGGCGCATCCGCCTCAAGCATGCCGACATCGTCGCCGTCGGCAAGGCCTGGCAGAAGAAGAAGTCCGACGCCGGCTGGGCCTGCCTGCACTGGCCGAAGGAGTATGGCGGCCGCGGAGCGACGCCGATCGAGCGCGTGATCTGGCAGCAGGAGGAGGGCGTCTACGGCAAGCTGACGCAGCCGTTCCAGATCGGCGAGGGCATGTGCGGCCCGACCGTGATGGCCTATGGCAGCGAGGAGCATAAGCGGCGCTATCTGCCCAAGCTCGCCGCGGGGGAAGAGATCTGGTGTCAGCTGTTCTCCGAGCCCGCCGGTGGCTCCGATGTCGCGGGCCTGCGCACGCGCGCCGAGAAGCGCGGCGACGACTGGATCATCAACGGCCAGAAGATCTGGACCTCGGGCGCGCACTACTCCGACTACGGCCTGCTGATCACGCGCACCGATCCCAACGTGCCCAAGCACAAGGGCCTGACGATGTTCTTCCTGGACATGAAGAGCAAGGGCGTCGAGGTCCGCCCGATCAAGCAGGCCAACGGCATGCAGGAGTTCAACGAGGTCTATTTCACCGACGTGGTGATCCCGGATTCGCAGCGGCTCGGTGTGGTCGGCGACGGCTGGAACGTGTCGCTGACGACCTTGATGAACGAGCGCATGTCGATCGGCGCGCGGCTCGCGACCGGTTTCCCGGAGATGTTCGAACTCTGCGCCAACCTGATGATGGAGGACGGGCTCGCGATCGATGACCGCGCGGTTCGCTCGAAGTTGGCCTCGTGGGCGGTGAAGGCGAGCGGCCTGAAGTACACCAGCTACCGCGCGGTCTCGGCGCTGTCCAAGGGCGAACGTCCGGGACCGGAGAACTCGATCGGCAAGCTGGTCGCCGGCACCATGCTGCAGGACATCGCGACCTATGCCATGGATCTCGAAGGCGGCGCCGGCGTTCTCACCGGCGCGGACGAGGGGGTGACGCAAGGCCAATTCCAGCAGATGCTGCTGACCTCGCCGTCGATGCGCATCGCCGGCGGCACCGACGAGATCCTGCGCAACATCATCGCCGAGCGCGTGCTCGGCCTGCCCGGCGATATCAGAGTCGACAAGGACGTGCCGTTCAACAAGGTACCGACCAAGGGACGGAGCTAA
- a CDS encoding acyl-CoA dehydrogenase family protein, whose amino-acid sequence MNFDFSDDQKQLRDQARKFLAEKCPPKAVRVVLDGQAPYDRALWKGFAEMGFLGVAIPEEYGGAGAGHLELCVIAEEVGRALAPVPFSSTVYLAAEALMLAGSDAQKQAWLPKIASGEAIGTLALFEGTGNPSPKAIKVEAANGVLNGTKKPVADGAIADLIIVAARTGSTGRDSDISLFLVDAKAGGVEAKALTNLDPTRGQAELTFKNCKAEPLGAAGEGWSILTEVLDRAAVLTAFEQVGGSDRALEMGRDYALDRIAFGRPIGSFQAVKHMLADMYVSATLARSNSYYGAWALSTNAPELPEAAASARISATQAFQHCSKNNIQVHGGMGFTWEFDCHMYYRRANALALGLGSLSYWEDQLIDRMRKRNAA is encoded by the coding sequence ATGAACTTCGATTTCTCCGACGACCAGAAGCAGCTGCGGGACCAGGCGCGGAAATTCCTCGCCGAAAAGTGCCCGCCCAAGGCGGTGCGCGTCGTGCTCGACGGGCAGGCACCGTATGACCGCGCGCTGTGGAAGGGCTTTGCCGAGATGGGCTTTCTCGGCGTCGCCATTCCGGAAGAATATGGCGGCGCCGGCGCCGGCCATCTCGAGCTGTGCGTGATCGCCGAGGAGGTCGGCCGGGCGCTGGCGCCGGTGCCGTTCTCATCCACGGTGTATCTCGCCGCCGAAGCGCTCATGCTCGCTGGCAGCGACGCGCAGAAGCAGGCTTGGCTGCCGAAGATCGCCAGCGGTGAAGCGATCGGTACGCTCGCTTTGTTCGAGGGCACCGGCAATCCGTCGCCCAAGGCGATCAAGGTAGAGGCCGCGAACGGCGTGCTGAACGGCACCAAGAAGCCGGTCGCTGACGGCGCGATCGCCGATCTCATCATCGTCGCCGCGCGCACGGGCTCGACCGGCCGCGACAGCGACATCTCGCTGTTCCTCGTCGACGCCAAGGCCGGCGGCGTCGAGGCCAAGGCGCTGACCAATCTCGATCCGACCCGCGGCCAGGCCGAGCTGACGTTCAAGAACTGCAAGGCGGAGCCGCTCGGCGCGGCCGGCGAGGGCTGGAGCATCCTCACGGAGGTGCTCGATCGCGCCGCCGTGCTGACCGCCTTCGAGCAGGTCGGCGGCTCGGACCGTGCGCTGGAGATGGGCCGCGACTACGCGCTGGATCGCATCGCCTTCGGCCGCCCGATCGGCTCGTTCCAGGCGGTCAAGCACATGCTGGCCGACATGTATGTGTCGGCGACCCTGGCGCGCTCGAACTCCTATTATGGCGCCTGGGCACTCTCGACCAATGCGCCGGAGCTGCCCGAAGCCGCGGCGTCGGCGCGCATCAGCGCGACACAGGCCTTTCAGCACTGCTCGAAGAACAACATCCAGGTGCATGGCGGCATGGGCTTCACCTGGGAGTTCGACTGCCACATGTACTACCGCCGCGCCAACGCGCTCGCGCTCGGGCTCGGCAGCCTGTCCTATTGGGAGGACCAGCTGATCGACCGCATGCGCAAGCGCAACGCGGCGTGA
- a CDS encoding helix-turn-helix transcriptional regulator: protein MQVIDAYWGRRALDYVDAIEASTTSASVLSQFEKMIGDLGFHAYIMAGVPAPGQSLQQTILANGWPRDWFEMYAREQFHRCDPIPRHCVSTLNPFAWSEAPYDRDDEPGAHEVMTRAKDFRLNEGFCVPIHYDDAVGAVSLAGENPNLAPDARGALHLISIFTHSRLRALARSAMNNQSRRLSRIEAEVLGWAARGKTAWETARILGVSERNVRWHLEEAQRKLATKNKTATVAIALVNGEISI from the coding sequence ATGCAAGTGATAGATGCGTATTGGGGACGACGAGCTCTGGACTACGTCGATGCGATCGAGGCGTCGACGACCAGCGCGAGCGTGCTCTCCCAATTCGAGAAGATGATCGGCGACCTGGGCTTCCACGCCTACATCATGGCCGGCGTGCCGGCGCCGGGGCAATCGCTGCAGCAGACGATCCTGGCCAATGGCTGGCCGCGGGATTGGTTCGAGATGTACGCCAGGGAGCAGTTTCACCGCTGCGACCCGATTCCGCGGCACTGCGTCTCGACGCTGAATCCGTTCGCATGGTCGGAGGCGCCGTATGACCGCGACGACGAGCCGGGTGCGCATGAGGTGATGACGCGGGCGAAGGATTTCCGATTGAACGAAGGCTTCTGCGTGCCCATCCACTATGACGATGCCGTGGGCGCCGTCAGCCTCGCGGGCGAGAACCCCAACCTCGCGCCCGACGCCAGGGGCGCGCTGCACCTGATCAGCATCTTCACGCACAGCAGGCTGCGGGCGCTGGCACGCTCCGCAATGAACAATCAGAGCCGGCGGCTGTCCCGGATCGAGGCCGAGGTGCTGGGTTGGGCGGCGCGCGGCAAGACGGCGTGGGAAACGGCGCGAATCCTCGGCGTGTCCGAACGCAACGTCCGTTGGCATCTCGAGGAGGCGCAACGCAAGCTTGCGACCAAGAACAAGACGGCGACGGTTGCGATCGCTCTTGTCAACGGCGAGATCTCGATCTGA
- a CDS encoding DUF3307 domain-containing protein has translation MLLLTFKHIIGDFVLQNAWMAYGKDQRKGWALPLLVHCLIHLAVAMVLILIVAPKFWFVAVIDFVIHITIDRLKGICSSRFGMTLEHPWFWTLIGVDQALHHLTGFGLSIFMAANG, from the coding sequence ATGCTGCTGCTCACCTTCAAGCACATCATTGGCGATTTCGTTCTGCAGAACGCCTGGATGGCCTATGGCAAGGACCAGCGGAAGGGCTGGGCGCTGCCGCTGCTGGTGCATTGCCTGATCCATCTCGCCGTTGCGATGGTGCTGATCCTGATCGTCGCGCCGAAATTCTGGTTCGTCGCCGTGATCGATTTCGTCATCCACATCACGATCGATCGCCTCAAGGGCATCTGCTCGTCGCGCTTCGGCATGACCCTCGAGCATCCCTGGTTCTGGACCCTGATCGGTGTCGACCAGGCGCTGCATCACCTCACGGGTTTTGGATTGTCGATCTTCATGGCCGCGAACGGCTGA